From Helicobacter sp. MIT 05-5293, one genomic window encodes:
- the coaE gene encoding dephospho-CoA kinase (Dephospho-CoA kinase (CoaE) performs the final step in coenzyme A biosynthesis.) produces MSSHTLNYAIALTGCIGSGKSTVVSLLTLYGYDCVCADKIAHSVLVAQKSSVVEVFGEAILNTQGEIERKKLGKIVFANAQKREMLESILHSHIRDEIIRQAMELEKKQAWYFLDIPLFFEVGGKDVYPTKRSVVIYTPLEESLRRIMQRDQLSMAEAQARLNAQMPIMQKCALADDVIDNSQDIKSLQRQVESYIQSLPKFH; encoded by the coding sequence ATGTCTTCACATACTTTAAACTATGCGATTGCACTAACTGGGTGCATAGGGAGCGGTAAAAGCACGGTTGTTAGCCTTTTGACGCTTTATGGATATGATTGCGTGTGTGCGGATAAAATCGCTCATAGCGTGCTGGTAGCACAAAAGTCAAGTGTAGTAGAAGTATTTGGGGAAGCGATTCTCAATACACAAGGTGAAATTGAGCGTAAAAAGCTTGGAAAAATTGTATTTGCTAATGCTCAAAAGCGTGAAATGTTGGAGTCGATTTTACATTCTCATATTCGTGATGAGATTATCAGACAAGCTATGGAGCTAGAAAAAAAGCAAGCATGGTATTTTCTTGATATACCTTTATTTTTTGAAGTAGGCGGTAAAGATGTTTATCCTACTAAACGCAGTGTGGTAATTTATACGCCTTTAGAAGAATCTTTACGGCGCATTATGCAAAGAGATCAGTTGAGTATGGCTGAAGCCCAAGCGCGCCTAAATGCACAAATGCCTATTATGCAAAAATGTGCGCTGGCTGATGATGTGATTGATAATTCTCAAGATATAAAATCACTTCAAAGACAAGTAGAATCTTATATCCAATCTCTTCCAAAATTTCATTAA
- a CDS encoding RNA-binding S4 domain-containing protein has product MRVDKFLSSVNILKRRSIAQDMCDNGVVSVNGIKAKSSKEVRIGDKISLHYLQYTKTYQILALPTTKTIPKAQSKEYYKELP; this is encoded by the coding sequence ATGCGTGTCGATAAATTTTTAAGCAGTGTCAATATCCTCAAAAGACGCTCAATTGCTCAAGATATGTGTGATAATGGTGTAGTAAGCGTCAATGGTATCAAAGCAAAATCAAGCAAAGAGGTCAGAATTGGTGATAAAATCTCACTTCACTATCTCCAATACACAAAAACCTATCAGATTCTAGCACTTCCCACAACCAAAACAATCCCTAAAGCCCAAAGCAAAGAATATTATAAAGAATTGCCATAG
- a CDS encoding Sua5 YciO YrdC YwlC family protein codes for MRDSDVFLAQCDTTAGFLSHCPTRLNHIKLRPAHQKVLLEVDSLKTLKNLLRIPQRHKNRIRKAKNATFIYPNGKAIRLVNDKWHLSFLKHHQMMYSTSANLTKNAFDAEWAKAQADVIVVDSRGFTENAPSRIYAINHHRIQRRR; via the coding sequence GTGAGAGATTCTGATGTTTTTCTTGCACAATGTGATACGACTGCGGGATTCTTATCGCATTGCCCTACACGACTTAATCATATCAAGCTCCGTCCCGCACATCAAAAAGTGCTTTTGGAGGTGGATTCTCTAAAAACTTTAAAAAATCTTTTGCGTATCCCGCAAAGGCATAAAAACCGCATTCGTAAAGCAAAAAATGCGACTTTTATTTATCCCAATGGAAAGGCAATCCGTCTTGTTAATGACAAATGGCATCTGTCGTTTCTCAAACACCATCAAATGATGTATTCGACTTCGGCTAACCTCACAAAAAATGCGTTTGATGCAGAATGGGCAAAAGCACAAGCCGATGTGATTGTTGTCGATTCTCGAGGATTCACAGAAAACGCTCCTTCTCGCATTTACGCAATCAATCATCACAGAATCCAAAGGAGACGTTAA
- a CDS encoding spermidine synthase — MWITRQLTPNFRQEYTIDHKILDSRSSHILEIFKSNDFDEVAMFDEKHLMLKKYLFMEAELLAHIPLNTISKPKNVLLFDSFNLEIAYECMKHQVAVDCVQNDRKTLDSLMSFLPHFQEVLTYRNFSLYQQVIDLDIKKYDVIITDSLLPLHQIDALSRMLSDEGVLIMRNHHPLLEEKAFVDCVGECANFFKIVMPFFLNLSILSDKSYLFASKRLHPCADMILQKIDLLSDVYYYNAKIHESAFVLPTFLAQKLKNIAKF; from the coding sequence ATGTGGATTACAAGGCAACTCACACCTAATTTTCGTCAGGAATACACAATTGATCACAAAATACTTGATTCTCGAAGTTCACATATACTCGAAATTTTTAAAAGTAACGACTTTGATGAAGTAGCAATGTTTGACGAAAAGCATTTAATGCTTAAAAAATATCTTTTTATGGAAGCTGAATTATTGGCTCATATCCCTCTAAACACAATTTCTAAACCCAAAAATGTTCTGCTTTTTGATAGTTTTAATCTTGAGATTGCTTATGAATGTATGAAACATCAGGTTGCAGTGGATTGTGTGCAAAATGACCGCAAGACTCTTGATTCTCTGATGAGTTTTTTGCCTCACTTTCAAGAAGTGCTCACCTACAGAAATTTTTCTCTTTATCAGCAAGTGATTGATCTTGATATTAAAAAATATGATGTGATTATCACAGATTCATTACTTCCTTTACATCAAATTGATGCCTTGTCGCGTATGTTAAGTGATGAGGGTGTTTTGATTATGAGAAATCATCACCCATTACTCGAAGAAAAGGCTTTTGTTGATTGTGTGGGGGAATGTGCAAATTTTTTTAAAATCGTGATGCCTTTTTTTCTTAATCTTAGTATTTTAAGTGATAAGAGTTATCTTTTTGCCTCCAAGCGGTTGCACCCATGCGCAGATATGATTTTGCAAAAAATTGATTTGCTTTCTGATGTGTATTATTATAATGCCAAGATTCACGAAAGTGCCTTTGTATTGCCTACTTTTTTAGCACAAAAACTCAAAAATATCGCTAAATTTTAA
- the dapF gene encoding diaminopimelate epimerase translates to MRFVKYSSNGNDFLIFTSCIRDDGSRARLAQKVCDRHHGIGADGMVVLLPFATSEYEYEWEFYNADGSRASMCGNASRSIGHYAYIEGIAGFKHRFLSKERIIDIEIDAQQTHKVRSNLGICEIKKEQINEANPYGVKEFVLVNTGVPHLVGFVPQIHNLPISKDEILKDLRYRYDANVNLAYIHSPDKISYLTYERGVEDITLACGTGSAAVFAMALRYQLCNAKATLIPPSKEELELSMDTHSHIFLKGEVQRIALCEWIAS, encoded by the coding sequence ATGCGTTTTGTTAAATACAGCAGTAATGGCAATGATTTTTTAATTTTTACTTCTTGTATTCGTGATGATGGCTCACGAGCAAGATTGGCTCAAAAAGTATGCGACCGTCATCATGGGATTGGCGCAGATGGAATGGTTGTCCTTTTACCCTTTGCTACATCAGAATACGAATATGAATGGGAATTCTATAATGCTGATGGTTCAAGGGCAAGTATGTGTGGCAATGCAAGTCGAAGTATTGGGCATTATGCTTATATTGAGGGTATTGCGGGATTTAAACATCGTTTCTTGAGCAAGGAAAGAATTATCGATATTGAGATTGATGCACAGCAAACGCACAAAGTGCGGAGTAATTTGGGAATCTGTGAAATCAAAAAAGAACAGATTAATGAAGCAAATCCTTATGGAGTTAAAGAATTTGTCTTGGTCAATACAGGTGTGCCTCATTTGGTGGGATTTGTCCCGCAGATTCATAATCTCCCCATATCAAAAGATGAGATTCTTAAAGATTTGCGTTATCGCTATGATGCGAATGTGAATCTTGCCTATATTCATTCTCCCGATAAGATTTCTTATTTGACTTATGAACGTGGTGTGGAAGATATTACACTTGCTTGTGGGACAGGGTCTGCAGCAGTGTTTGCAATGGCTTTAAGGTATCAGTTATGCAACGCAAAAGCGACACTCATTCCTCCAAGTAAAGAAGAGTTAGAGCTTTCTATGGACACACATTCACATATTTTTCTTAAAGGTGAAGTGCAACGCATTGCTTTATGTGAATGGATTGCTTCTTAA